In Papaver somniferum cultivar HN1 chromosome 1, ASM357369v1, whole genome shotgun sequence, a genomic segment contains:
- the LOC113304342 gene encoding traB domain-containing protein-like, protein MENENNPLMGSETFVSEDFVHVDNPNNRSDTLIDETEVMSSSLGISENPNVNIVPEGLVEGIIDADSHRNEEVEEVTVEHEDLGSAAAATPSMGIERDLPEALLKNVVVLECESSAEGGSCKIHLVGTAHVSQESCEEVQAIISHLKPQVVFLELCANRISMLTPQKLEVPTMKEMIDMWKKKKMNTFGILYSWLLAKVASELEVFPGSEFRVAFEEARKYGGKVILGDRPVNITLRRTWASMTMWHKIKFIYCIVFQAIFLPSPADLNRMLKEMEDADMLTLVIQEMSKKFPSLMETLVFERDLYMATSLLNVASEHTSVVAVVGKGHLRGIRKHWQQPIEVKHLLEIPTQRSRITAARILTFSVAVAGAAIVSGIYFVSKK, encoded by the exons ATGGAAAACGAAAACAACCCTTTGATGGGATCTGAAACCTTTGTTTCTGAAGATTTCGTTCATGTTGATAACCCTAATAATCGCAGTGATACCTTGATTGATGAAACAGAAGTGATGTCTTCTAGTTTGGGAATATCAGAAAACCCTAATGTTAATATTGTTCCCGAAGGTTTGGTTGAAGGAATTATTGATGCTGATTCGCATagaaacgaagaagtagaagaagtgaCTGTTGAACATGAAGATCTTggatctgctgctgctgctactcctTCAATGGGGATTGAAAGAGATTTGCCTGAGGCACTTTTAAAGAACGTTGTTGTTTTGGAATGTGAATCTTCCGCTGAAGGTGGTTCTTGCAAGATTCATTTGGTTGGAACTGCTCACGTTTCTCAG GAATCCTGCGAAGAAGTTCAAGCTATCATCAGTCACTTGAAACCGCAG GTTGTATTCTTGGAGCTATGTGCGAATCGGATATCTATGTTGACCCCTCAAAAATTAGAG GTACCTACCATGAAAGAAATGATTGATAtgtggaagaaaaagaaaatgaacactTTTGGAATTCTTTACAGCTGGCTTCTGGCCAAG GTTGCTAGTGAGCTTGAGGTTTTCCCTGGTTCTGAGTTCCGTGTGGCATTTGAAGAAGCAAGGAAATATGGTGGAAAAGTTATTTTGGGTGATCGTCCAGTTAAT ATAACATTACGTAGGACCTGGGCTTCAATGACAATGTGGCACAAGATAAAGTTTATCTACTGCATAGTTTTTCAAGCAATCTTTTTACCAAGCCCCGCCGATCTGAATAGAATG CTGAAGGAAATGGAAGACGCTGACATGTTAACTCTGGTGATACAAGAAATGAGCAAGAAGTTTCCTTCTCTTATGGAGACCCTTGTATTCGAGAGAGATTT GTACATGGCAACAAGTCTTCTGAATGTTGCTAGTGAACATACTTCTGTAGTTGCTGTTGTTGGGAAAGGGCACCTTCGAGGAATTAGGAAGCACTGGCAGCAACCAATTGAG GTGAAGCATCTTCTAGAAATTCCCACACAAAGGTCGAGAATTACTGCTGCAAGGATTCTTACTTTTAGTGTTGCTGTTGCTGGTGCGGCCATTGTATCTGGCATTTATTTTGTGAGCAAGAAGTAA